The following coding sequences are from one Musa acuminata AAA Group cultivar baxijiao chromosome BXJ1-6, Cavendish_Baxijiao_AAA, whole genome shotgun sequence window:
- the LOC103987258 gene encoding protein CYSTEINE-RICH TRANSMEMBRANE MODULE 11-like yields MSYRHVTEPHRSTGKKILIPSCLGMIAIGHSNLYPPPLLEYGYPYQPPLSRSGVYPPPPPPQGYPGYFTDEYPPPQPPPPSQPYYRAYDDDDGSCLSFLQGCIAAICCCCLLEKCCY; encoded by the exons ATGAGCTACAGGCATGTCACAGAGCCACACCGTTCCACAGGCAAAAAAATCCTCATCCCCTCATGCCTTGGGATGATAGCTATTG GGCACTCAAATCTTTACCCTCCTCCACTACTAGAGTATGGCTACCCTTATCAACCTCCCCTATCAAGGTCAGGGGTGTACCCTCCACCCCCACCACCCCAGGGATATCCGGGCTACTTCACCGACGAATACCCTCCACctcaaccaccaccaccatctcAGCCATACTACCGGGCctacgatgatgatgatggatctTGCCTCTCTTTCCTGCAAGGATG CATTGCTGCTATCTGCTGCTGCTGTCTGCTGGAGAAATGCTGCTACTAA
- the LOC135675968 gene encoding transport inhibitor response 1-like protein Os04g0395600 — protein sequence MTYFPEEVVEHIVDFLGSHRDRNAVSTVCKAWYQVERLSRRNVFVGNCYAIRPERVMARFPWMKSLGVKGKPHFADFNLVPYDWGGFAQPWIEAAARGCPGLEELRLKRMVVTDDDLELLARSFPNFKSLVLVSCEGFSTDGLAAIATYCRGLRELDLQENEVEDHGRQWLSCFPDSCTSLVSLNFACLKGEINTNALERLVARCPDLRSLKLNRAISVESLNRILARAPHLVDLGTGSMTVNHHTEAYHRLINTFLGCKSLRSLSGFWDASSCCLQAVYPVCVNLTALNLSYAPAIQGDDLIKLICLCFKLQKLWVLDCIGDKGLAAVASTCKDLQELRVFPSDIYGAGTTAVTEEGLVAISSGCSKLTSLLYFCYQMTNTALVTVAKNCPHFTRFRLCILDPGKPDPVTDQPLDEGFGAIVRSCKNLRRLSLSGLLTDKVFLYIGMHAEHLEMLSIAFAGDSDKGMVYVLNGCKNLRKLEIRDCPFGDDALLKDVTKYETMRSLWMSSCDVSLGGCRALAAKMPSLNVEIINESDEADEFQENLSDLHKVEKLYVYRTVARGRTDAPDFVWIL from the exons ATGACTTACTTtccggaggaggtggtggagcacATCGTTGACTTCCTTGGCTCACATCGGGACCGGAACGCCGTGTCGACGGTGTGCAAGGCGTGGTATCAGGTGGAGCGGCTCAGTCGCCGGAACGTGTTCGTAGGTAACTGCTACGCCATCCGGCCCGAGCGAGTGATGGCCAGGTTCCCTTGGATGAAGTCTCTAGGTGTCAAGGGAAAGCCCCATTTTGCTGATTTCAACTTGGTCCCCTATGATTGGGGCGGCTTTGCGCAGCCCTGGATCGAGGCCGCCGCTCGTGGCTGCCCAGGCCTAGAGGAGCTGCGGTTGAAGAGGATGGTGGTCACTGATGATGACCTCGAACTCCTAGCGCGCTCCTTCCCCAATTTCAAATCTCTTGTTCTCGTGAGCTGCGAGGGCTTTAGTACTGACGGGCTCGCTGCGATTGCCACTTATTGCAG AGGTCTTAGGGAGTTGGATTTACAGGAAAATGAGGTGGAAGATCATGGACGCCAATGGCTCAGTTGCTTCCCTGATTCCTGTACTTCTCTCGTCTCCCTAAACTTTGCGTGTCTCAAAGGGGAGATCAATACAAATGCTTTGGAGAGGCTTGTTGCTAGGTGCCCTGACCTCAGGAGCTTAAAGCTTAATCGTGCAATATCCGTGGAGTCACTAAACAGGATACTTGCTCGGGCACCTCACTTGGTGGACCTTGGAACTGGTTCGATGACGGTTAACCACCATACCGAAGCTTATCACAGGCTGATCAATACCTTCCTCGGATGCAAATCATTGAGGAGCTTGTCGGGGTTCTGGGATGCCTCTTCATGCTGCCTTCAGGCGGTCTATCCCGTCTGCGTGAACCTGACTGCTCTAAACTTGAGCTATGCTCCTGCAATCCAGGGCGATGACCTTATCAAGCTGATTTGCCTTTGTTTTAAGCTTCAAAAGCTTTGG GTGTTGGATTGCATTGGGGACAAAGGATTAGCAGCCGTGGCCTCCACTTGTAAGGATTTGCAGGAGTTGAGAGTATTTCCTTCTGACATCTATGGTGCTGGAACGACTGCTGTGACTGAGGAAGGTTTGGTTGCGATATCTTCAGGATGCTCGAAGCTTACCTCATTGCTGTACTTTTGCTACCAAATGACAAACACTGCACTTGTAACCGTTGCAAAGAATTGCCCACATTTCACGCGGTTCAGATTATGCATCCTCGATCCAGGGAAGCCAGACCCGGTCACTGATCAGCCACTTGATGAAGGTTTTGGTGCAATTGTGCGTTCCTGTAAGAATCTCAGGCGGCTATCACTATCGGGTCTTTTAACAGATAAGGTTTTTCTATATATTGGCATGCATGCTGAACATCTTGAGATGCTGTCGATTGCATTTGCTGGTGATAGTGATAAGGGCATGGTATACGTGCTCAATGGATGCAAAAATCTCAGGAAACTTGAAATCAGGGATTGTCCATTCGGAGATGATGCACTTCTGAAGGATGTGACAAAGTATGAAACAATGCGATCCCTTTGGATGTCATCATGTGATGTTAGCCTCGGAGGTTGCAGGGCTCTTGCAGCAAAAATGCCAAGCCTCAATGTGGAGATTATAAATGAAAGTGATGAAGCCGATGAGTTTCAGGAAAACTTGAGTGATCTTCACAAGGTGGAGAAGTTGTATGTCTATCGAACTGTAGCCAGAGGAAGAACCGATGCACCAGATTTTGTTTGGATTTTATAG
- the LOC135675969 gene encoding long chain base biosynthesis protein 2a — protein sequence MVRLPYLTALTTLFSYGLLFAFGQLRDFFRKLIDWSRSKSKDLKGYAPICLGLEDFYTRRLYLRIQDCFSRPIASAPDAWIDVVERYSNDNNKTLHRTSNTTKCLNLGSYNYLGFAAADEYCTPRVIDSLKRYSPSTCSVRVDGGTTNLHTELEELVARFVGKPAAILFGMGYVTNSAIIPALIGKGGLIISDSLNHNSIVNGARGSGAAVRVFQHNSPSHLEDVLREQIAEGQPRTHRPWKKIIVIVEGIYSMEGELCKLPEIIAVCKKYKAYTYLDEAHSIGAIGKSGRGVCELLGVDPADVDIMMGTFTKSFGSCGGYIAASKEIIQYLKYTCPAHLYATSMSPPAVQQVISAIKVILGEDGSNRGAQKLARIRENSNFFRSELQKMGFEVLGDNDSPVMPIMLYNPAKIPAFSRECLRQNVAVVTVAFPATPLLLARARICISASHSKEDLMKGLEVISKVGDLVGIKYFPAEPPKHAEQEKKNL from the exons ATGGTTAGATTGCCGTACCTCACCGCGCTCACCACCCTCTTCAGCTACGGCCTCCTCTTCGCCTTCGGCCAGCTGAGGGATTTCTTCAGGAAGCTCATCGATTGGTCCAGATCCAAGTCCAAGGACCTCAAG GGGTATGCGCCAATCTGCTTAGGGCTTGAAGATTTCTACACACGCCGGCTTTATCTCCGAATTCAG GACTGTTTTAGCCGACCAATTGCAAGCGCACCAGATGCTTGGATTGATGTTGTTGAGCGTTATTCTAATGACAATAACAAGACACTACA CCGAACATCAAATACTACAAAATGCTTAAATCTGGGATCATACAACTACCTTGGGTTTGCTGCAGCAGATGAATACTGCACACCTCGTGTTATTGACTCTCTGAAGAGATACTCACCCAGTACCTGCAGTGTTCGTGTTGATGGTG GGACAACAAACCTACACACTGAGCTTGAGGAGCTAGTTGCAAGGTTTGTGGGAAAACCAGCTGCTATACTTTTTGGCATGGGCTATGTGACAAACTCAGCAATTATCCCTGCTCTGATTGGGAAG GGAGGACTGATCATCAGTGATTCTTTGAACCATAACTCTATTGTCAATGGTGCTCGAGGATCTGGTGCAGCAGTACGTGTTTTCCAGCACAACA GCCCCTCACATTTAGAAGATGTTCTAAGAGAGCAGATAGCTGAAGGACAGCCTCGGACACATAGACCCTGGAAAAAGATAATTGTTATTGTGGAGGGCATCTACAGCATGGAAGGAGAACTTTGCAAGCTTCCTGAAATTATAGCTGTCTGTAAAAAATACAAG GCTTATACATACTTGGATGAGGCCCACAGCATTGGTGCTATTGGAAAATCAGGCAGGGGGGTTTGTGAGCTCCTAGGAGTGGATCCAGCTGATGTGGACATCATGATGGGCACTTTTACAAAATCATTTGGGTCTTGTGGAGGCTACATTGCAGCATCAAAG GAAATCATTCAATATCTTAAGTACACTTGCCCTGCACATCTGTATGCCACTTCCATGTCACCACCTGCTGTGCAGCAAGTAATCTCTGCAATTAAGGTTATCCTTGGGGAAGATGGGTCAAATAGAG GTGCCCAGAAACTTGCACGCATTCGTGAAAACAGCAACTTCTTCAGGTCAGAACTTCAGAAAATGGGATTTGAGGTTCTGGGTGATAATGATTCTCCGGTTATGCCAATAATGCTCTACAATCCAGCAAAGATCCCAGCCTTCTCCAGGGAATGCCTCAGACAAAAT GTTGCAGTAGTGACTGTTGCATTCCCAGCAACACCTCTTCTTCTTGCGAGGGCTCGGATATGCATTTCTGCTTCACACTCCAAAGAAGACCTGATGAAAGGTCTGGAG GTTATCAGCAAAGTTGGTGACCTTGTGGGCATCAAATACTTCCCTGCAGAACCACCTAAGCATGCCGAACAGGAAAAGAAGAACCTATAA
- the LOC135675970 gene encoding protein LAX PANICLE 2-like, with the protein MVQVCNLLRRQHEEAYGARFAVDACCDDIKNYSSSKLRSMAEEPSRTITPEEEEEEEEKEEEGDPGTSSGDWLRLGLASPPSERAEGRQVLTELQLLRDRPSSSSSSVVPVVGLAPPQMPWGSWKPGEMIGADVSSVPMLAIPEFTTAQFARPLGSPGASAEGGFGIRVVSPPRRQTGIWLILQAAPNQGRQPFLPQIPRSYLRIKDEGLTISLLMKYLVKKLGLEDESEVEITCRDQQLLPFLTLQYVRDNIWCLRDMMSMLVDPPSIDHVMTLQYRRGRDRYRSMSAPLFL; encoded by the exons ATGGTCCAGGTTTGCAATCTCCTCCGTCGACAACACGAGGAGGCCTACGGAGCCCGTTTCGCGGTGGACGCCTGTTGCGATGATATCAAGAATTATTCTTCCTCGAAGTTGAGATCGATGGCCGAGGAGCCTTCTCGAACCATAACaccggaagaggaagaagaagaagaagagaaggaggaagAAGGCGACCCCGGTACCTCCTCCGGAGATTGGCTCCGATTAGGCCTGGCGTCGCCGCCGTCAGAGCGCGCTGAGGGACGACAGGTATTGACCGAGCTCCAGCTGTTGAGAGATAGGCCTTCGTCTTCGTCATCATCCGTGGTGCCGGTGGTAGGGTTGGCCCCGCCGCAGATGCCCTGGGGAAGTTGGAAGCCCGGTGAGATGATCGGAGCTGATGTGTCGTCTGTGCCGATGCTGGCCATTCCGGAGTTCACGACCGCCCAGTTTGCGCGCCCACTGGGGAGCCCCGGGGCGTCGGCGGAGGGTGGCTTCGGTATAAGGGTGGTTAGTCCACCGAGAAGACAAACGGGCATTTGGCTCATACTTCAGGCTGCTCCAAATCA AGGAAGACAGCCTTTTTTGCCTCAGATACCTAGGAGCTACTTGAGGATAAA GGATGAAGGCCTGACGATTAGTTTGCTGATGAAGTACTTGGTGAAGAAGCTGGGCTTGGAGGACGAATCAGAG GTGGAGATTACATGCAGAGACCAGCAGCTTCTTCCCTTCTTGACCTTGCAATATGTTCGAGATAACATATGGTGTTTGCGGGATATGATGTCCATGCTTGTTGATCCTCCCAGCATTGATCATGTGATGACATTGCAGTATAGGAGAGGCAGGGATCGATATCGATCGATGTCTGCGCCACTCTTTTTGTAA
- the LOC135675406 gene encoding uncharacterized protein LOC135675406: MNPMSTQAFMGTQAVPSVLHPDNLQQQEQLLLSLLTHIKDQYSTLITTEQTKQIDAIVDSFVSEGHKTEKEQYGGTRNHILTNLTQEPAISPGGMVSLEQPYFASEAVDLPELGLLTPSRQTVKCNPLLNLCADYNEGSHSASTQEIVSVGGTTNSRKRKRVEEYVPLDHTTKKLTGSELSLNNSPFKSNETGKTPQSASMVRPGSQSLCDRFIYFFFFSYLFLPEAICKETLNGHVNVLTRNHCSYLLQSEWPCQCSDCNIVYCSPDSASTCCNLNGHVNVYLLLTRLEIFTFTCCNLNAHFNVLIVILFIAHKT; the protein is encoded by the exons ATGAACCCAATGTCCACACAAGCATTCATGGGAACTCAAGCAGTTCCTTCC GTGCTTCATCCTGATAATTTGCAGCAGCAGGAGCAATTGCTTTTGAG TTTGCTGACTCACATAAAAGACCAGTATTCCACTCTTATAACAACTGAACAAACGAAACAG ATCGATGCTATAGTTGACTCATTTGTTTCTGAGGGTCATAAAACAGAGAAAGAGCAGTATGGTGGCACCCGCAATCATATCCTTACAAACTTGACCCAAGAGCCCGCCATTTCTCCTGGCGGTATGGTTTCTTTGGAGCAACCATATTTCGCTTCGGAAGCAGTTGATTTGCCCGAGTTGGGATTACTCACACCTTCTAGACAAACAGTGAAGTGTAATCCATTGCTGAATCTTTGTGCGGATTACAATGAAGGCAGTCATTCTGCATCCACACAAGAGATTGTATCTGTGGGAGGAACCACAAACAGTAGGAAACGCAAAAGAGTTGAGGAGTATGTACCTTTGGACCATACCACAAAAAAACTAACTGGATCAGAATTGTCACTGAACAACTCTCCATTCAAATCCAATGAAACTGGGAAAACTCCACAATCAGCTTCCATGGTGAGGCCTGGCAGTCAGTCGCTTTGTGACAgatttatttacttctttttcttttcttatttgttCCTCCCGGAAGCCATTTGTAAGGAAACTCTGAATGGCCATGTCAATGTTCTGACTCGAAACCATTGCAGTTACTTGCTGCAATCTGAATGGCCATGTCAATGTTCTGACTGTAATATCGTTTATTGCTCACCAGACTCTGCATCTACTTGCTGCAATCTGAATGGCCATGTCAATGTTTATTTATTGCTCACGAGACTCGAAATCTTTACATTTACCTGCTGCAATCTGAATGCCCATTTCAATGTTCTGATTGTAATATTGTTTATTGCTCACAAAACTTGA
- the LOC135675971 gene encoding RNA polymerase II C-terminal domain phosphatase-like 3, whose translation MFASRKLSLVLDLDHTLLNSTKFVDVDPMQEELLKRKEEQDRAKPQRHLFRLRHMGLWTKLRPGIWNFLEKANELYELHIYTLGSRPYATAMAKLLDPTGSLFGGRVMSGRDDGDRMVSQRKDLKGVLGLECAAVIMDDTPSVWPSSQPNLIAVERYHFFPSSRRKFGVPGPSLLEMDRDEREEDGTLASSLAIIQRIHDDFFSRHADGDFRKLLLRS comes from the exons ATGTTCGCTTCTAGGAAGCTCTCTCTCGTCCTCGATTTGGACCACACCCTCCTCAATTCAACAAAG TTTGTAGATGTGGATCCAATGCAGGAAGAGCTTTTGAAGAGGAAAGAAGAGCAAGACCGAGCGAAGCCACAACGACATCTCTTCCGCCTCCGACACATGGGATTGTGGACTAAACTGAGACCGGGCATCTGGAATTTTCTGGAGAAGGCTAATGAGCTTTACGAGTTGCATATATACACTCTGGGAAGCAGGCCGTACGCTACCGCGATGGCAAAGCTGCTTGACCCGACCGGGTCTTTGTTTGGCGGGCGTGTCATGTCGGGGAGAGACGATGGTGATAGAATGGTCTCCCAGCGCAAAGATCTGAAAGGGGTTTTAGGACTGGAATGTGCCGCGGTGATCATGGACGACACTCCGAGTGTGTGGCCGAGTAGCCAACCCAATTTGATTGCTGTAGAGAG ATATCATTTCTTCCCAAGCAGCAGACGCAAATTTGGAGTTCCCGGGCCTTCTCTTCTGGAAATGGATCGTGACGAGAGGGAGGAAGACGGCACTCTTGCGTCTTCTTTGGCG ATCATCCAGCGAATTCACGACGACTTCTTCTCGCGTCACGCGGACGGTGATTTTAGAAAGCTACTGTTACGAAGCTAA